A genomic window from Cloacibacillus evryensis DSM 19522 includes:
- a CDS encoding uracil-xanthine permease family protein, whose amino-acid sequence MAKKKLIYGIDDRPPTPILILAGAQHVLTLFGATTLVPLIFGPAMGMTTQQIGAFIGCVYFSMGIATLIQTHPKLGSGLPIVQGSSFSFIPPIMTIIGAYKSLGPDVIMQYVGGALVVGGIVLSLLGYSKLIGRIRKIITPVVIGPTIMAIGFSLAPTAIQFNAANFWPVSLLVVVMVFFFSLVSKNKYFNIFAVLGSIVIAYLLCLALSVSGVFAPGHPAYINLQSVYDAPWLRYRLFMPWGVPKFSGLAVGAIAAGFFCVMIESIGDYHNCSYAAGIDDPTPEQINRGIGAEGMCCALSGILGSVGTTSYTENIGLIGLTGVASRHVVRAGAVILILLSLIGKLGALIATMPSPVIGGAYITLFGTIGALGIQNLMRADMGSQRNVLIVGFAFLMALGLPGWVEPNQALFTGLFGTTFGGMIWAVLKTPMAVAGILAAICDNLVPGTPSERGILSGIEEAQENVKKPKA is encoded by the coding sequence ATGGCTAAGAAAAAACTGATTTACGGGATCGACGACCGTCCGCCGACGCCGATACTTATTCTTGCCGGCGCGCAGCATGTTCTCACGCTTTTCGGAGCGACCACCCTCGTCCCCCTCATCTTCGGCCCCGCGATGGGCATGACTACACAGCAGATCGGCGCTTTCATCGGCTGCGTCTATTTCAGCATGGGTATAGCCACGCTCATCCAGACACACCCGAAGCTCGGCTCGGGGCTGCCGATCGTGCAGGGCTCCAGCTTCAGCTTTATTCCCCCCATCATGACGATCATCGGCGCCTATAAGAGCCTCGGCCCCGACGTGATCATGCAGTATGTCGGCGGCGCGCTCGTCGTAGGCGGCATCGTGCTCTCGCTGCTCGGTTACAGCAAGCTTATCGGCCGCATCAGGAAGATCATCACCCCCGTCGTCATCGGCCCGACGATCATGGCGATCGGTTTTTCGCTCGCGCCGACGGCGATCCAGTTCAACGCGGCGAATTTCTGGCCCGTCTCGCTGCTCGTCGTCGTGATGGTCTTTTTCTTCAGCCTCGTCTCTAAGAACAAGTATTTCAATATTTTCGCCGTGCTCGGCTCGATCGTGATCGCCTATCTGCTCTGTCTCGCGCTCTCCGTGAGCGGCGTCTTCGCGCCGGGCCATCCCGCCTATATCAACCTCCAGAGCGTCTATGACGCGCCGTGGCTCCGCTACAGGCTGTTCATGCCCTGGGGCGTGCCTAAGTTCTCGGGCCTCGCGGTCGGCGCGATCGCCGCGGGCTTTTTCTGCGTGATGATCGAATCGATCGGCGACTATCATAACTGCTCCTACGCGGCGGGCATCGACGACCCGACGCCGGAGCAGATAAACCGCGGCATCGGCGCGGAGGGCATGTGCTGCGCGCTTTCGGGGATACTCGGCTCGGTCGGCACTACTTCGTACACGGAAAATATCGGCCTTATCGGCCTCACGGGCGTCGCGAGCCGCCATGTCGTGCGCGCCGGCGCGGTGATCCTGATCCTGCTTTCGCTGATCGGCAAGCTCGGCGCGCTGATCGCCACGATGCCCTCGCCGGTCATCGGCGGCGCCTATATCACGCTCTTCGGCACGATCGGCGCTCTCGGCATCCAGAACCTCATGCGCGCCGATATGGGCAGCCAGCGCAACGTGCTCATCGTCGGCTTCGCCTTCCTGATGGCGCTCGGCCTCCCCGGATGGGTGGAACCGAATCAGGCGCTTTTCACGGGACTTTTCGGCACGACCTTCGGCGGTATGATATGGGCCGTCCTTAAGACGCCGATGGCGGTCGCGGGGATACTCGCGGCGATCTGCGACAACCTCGTCCCCGGCACGCCGAGCGAGCGCGGCATCCTCAGCGGCATCGAAGAGGCGCAGGAGAATGTAAAGAAACCGAAGGCATAA